Within the Legionella pneumophila subsp. pneumophila str. Philadelphia 1 genome, the region CTGCCTGGTTGAAGGTCATGATGCCATTCAAATCACATTAAGAACTATTCCAACCACGCCACCCAAACTCAGTACCATGAACCTCCCTGATAACATTATTGAAGCGATTGCTCCACAGGAAGGAATCGTGTTTATTACAGGCGCTACCGGTTCGGGCAAATCGACATTGTTAGCTTCCATTATTCGAGAACTTATTGAAACATCAGACTCAAACCGTAAAGTATTAACTTACGAATCCCCGATAGAATTCGTCTATGATGAAATTGAAACAATTTCCGCTGTAGTAAGCCAATCAGAGATTCCAAGACACTTACCCAACTTTGCTGATGGAGTAAGAAACGCATTAAGACGAAAGCCAAGATTAATTATGGTGGGTGAATGTCGTGATGCAGAAACCATCAGTGCCGCTCTTGAAGCCGCTTTAACAGGGCACCCTGTCTACACAACCCTGCATACTTCTGGTGTTGCAGAAACAATGCGACGTCTGGTCACATCTTTTAGCGGGGAAGAGCGTTTGGGAAGAACCATCGATATTCTTGAAACAATTAGGCTTTGCATTTGGCAAAAACTGGTCCCAACCGTTGATGAAAGACGTGTAGCCCTAAGGGAGTATCTGGTATTCGATGAAGAAGTGAGAGATATTCTATTGGAGGGAGACCCTAACGAAGTGACTTCAGCCACTCGTAAGTTAGTGAGGCAAAAAGGGCAGTTAATGACTTGGGACGCAAAAATGAAATTTGAACAGGGGATTATCAGTGAGCGAGTTTATAAATTAATCATTGCTGGGGCCAAAGAATATCAACAATAATCAAAATTAATCTGTTTGCACTTGCCATAGAAAAATCATTGATATACCGCATATAAAACAATCAAGCTCAAGGATTCGATTCATGATGTTTCACAGGAAAAGCCTATATCATTATTTTAACTTATTTATTTTGTTAATTTTAGGCTCTTCTCTCAATTGGGCTTCCGTCAATCAGCACAGCACAGCTTCGCCAACCCTCAACATTAAAATTTTAGGCATTAATGATTTTCATGGTCAAATAAGCAGTGGGAGAGCCGTAAAAAATGAACCTGTTGGCGGGGCAGCTGTCCTGGCCGCTTATCTTAAAGAAGCTCAATTGGGAATGGAAGATCGATCAATAATTACCATCATGGGTGATTTGGTTGGAGCCTCCCCCCCTTCTTCAGGACTGTTGAATGATGAACCCAGTATTTTATTTATTAATGGCTTGGGAAATAATCAATGCAAGCCCGAATCAAGAATGGATCCTCTTTGCAACATCGTTGCCACAGTAGGAAACCATGAATTTGACAAAGGGCAAAAGGCCATGTTTGATTTAATTTATGGTACCAATAATCCACCGACCGATTCATGGATCTCATTACCCAATTATCCGGGTGCATCTTATCCCTATGTTTCTGCGAATATCGTTGACGCCAAGTCAGAACAACCTCTCTTCCCACCCTACATAATTAAACGGATACATAATACTCCCATAGCATTTATTGGCGCTGTTTTAAAAGATGCGGCGGACTCTATGTTTCCAGCAAACGCAGAAGGAGTTAAATTTTTAGATGAAGCAGACAGTATTAATCATTACATCCCGGAAATTAAAGCGAAAGGAGTCAATGTTATTATTGTCCTGATTCATGAAGGTGGAAATCAAATTCCTTATGAGGGAGACACCCAAACTACCTCAGCAGTAGAAGGTCATATTAAAG harbors:
- the dotB gene encoding Dot/Icm type IV secretion system ATPase DotB, translating into MSMDNINLMPDEPTRFTPVFMDRMLEHAESLNASDITIQTGEPIFAEVYGRLLKITNRRLSNTELGDLINSIYGPNATTQLLSGKDIDTHYEFRPNRGVRYRYRVNATACLVEGHDAIQITLRTIPTTPPKLSTMNLPDNIIEAIAPQEGIVFITGATGSGKSTLLASIIRELIETSDSNRKVLTYESPIEFVYDEIETISAVVSQSEIPRHLPNFADGVRNALRRKPRLIMVGECRDAETISAALEAALTGHPVYTTLHTSGVAETMRRLVTSFSGEERLGRTIDILETIRLCIWQKLVPTVDERRVALREYLVFDEEVRDILLEGDPNEVTSATRKLVRQKGQLMTWDAKMKFEQGIISERVYKLIIAGAKEYQQ